The following proteins come from a genomic window of Microbacterium sp. JZ31:
- a CDS encoding MFS transporter gives MSIAPSSRASADRPAADRSRPASRARHHAGFWFVASAFLIAMAFSTVPAPLYTLYQARDGFSTFMITVVFAAYAAGVVTSLVLAGHVSDWIGRKKIILPALGLEIVAAILFAASAALPVLLVARVVSGLGIGMLTATATAHLHDLHRRARPEASLQRFEVVSTAANIGGLGLGPLIAGVLAQYVDAPLRTPYVVFIVLLTVSVVLVMLTPETVEEKLVHPVYRPQRLSTDHGERRHYVAAVAAGVASFAVFGVFTSVAPGFVGGALHQRSMVLAGVTVFAVFGSAAAGQSLTSRMRPTAKLALGLIAEAVGMVGLIIAMHTASVQGFLAAGVITGVGAGVLFKSAVGSVTALAAPDRRGEALAGLFLISYLGLSLPALGIGLAVRYVPVVTAMTWLTGVLLVVMLGVAVLSGERPSTRAAGT, from the coding sequence ATGTCCATCGCCCCGTCATCCCGAGCCTCGGCCGATCGACCGGCCGCCGACAGGAGTCGCCCCGCGAGCCGCGCGCGACACCATGCCGGCTTCTGGTTCGTCGCCTCCGCCTTCCTGATCGCCATGGCGTTCTCGACCGTTCCGGCTCCCCTCTACACGCTCTATCAGGCGCGCGACGGCTTCTCGACGTTCATGATCACCGTCGTCTTCGCCGCCTATGCCGCCGGCGTGGTCACCAGTCTCGTGCTCGCCGGCCATGTCTCGGACTGGATCGGCCGCAAGAAGATCATCCTTCCCGCACTCGGACTCGAGATCGTCGCGGCGATCCTGTTCGCAGCCTCGGCCGCCCTGCCGGTGCTGCTCGTGGCGCGGGTCGTGAGCGGCCTGGGCATCGGCATGCTGACCGCGACGGCCACCGCGCACCTTCACGACCTGCACCGCCGCGCCCGCCCCGAGGCGTCACTGCAGCGGTTCGAGGTCGTCTCCACCGCGGCGAACATCGGCGGCCTGGGGCTCGGGCCGCTGATCGCCGGCGTCCTCGCCCAGTACGTCGACGCGCCGCTGCGCACCCCCTACGTGGTGTTCATCGTGCTCCTCACCGTCAGTGTCGTCCTCGTCATGCTCACACCGGAGACCGTCGAGGAGAAGCTGGTGCACCCGGTGTACCGGCCGCAGCGGCTCAGCACCGATCACGGCGAGCGCCGGCACTACGTCGCCGCCGTGGCCGCCGGAGTGGCATCCTTCGCGGTGTTCGGCGTCTTCACCTCCGTCGCCCCCGGCTTCGTGGGCGGGGCGCTGCACCAGCGGTCGATGGTTCTCGCAGGCGTCACCGTGTTCGCGGTCTTCGGCTCGGCGGCCGCCGGCCAGTCCCTGACCAGCCGCATGCGTCCGACGGCGAAACTCGCGCTCGGGCTGATCGCGGAAGCCGTGGGCATGGTCGGTCTGATCATCGCCATGCACACCGCCAGCGTGCAGGGCTTCCTGGCAGCGGGCGTGATCACGGGGGTCGGCGCCGGCGTCCTGTTCAAATCCGCGGTCGGCAGCGTCACCGCCCTTGCGGCGCCGGATCGGCGGGGCGAGGCCCTCGCGGGGCTCTTTCTGATCTCTTACCTGGGCCTCAGTCTCCCGGCCCTCGGGATCGGACTGGCGGTCCGATACGTCCCCGTCGTCACCGCCATGACCTGGCTGACCGGCGTCCTGCTCGTCGTCATGCTCGGCGTCGCCGTCCTCAGCGGCGAGCGCCCGTCCACCCGGGCTGCGGGCACCTGA
- a CDS encoding macro domain-containing protein, with protein MVKVIAIQGDITRQQADAIVNAASPRMRGGGGGGVDGAIHRAGGPAILDDCISRFPNGLRTGEAGWTTAGELDASWVIHVVGPNHNAGDTDRTRLESCYRRALEVADELGAHTVAFPLISAGIYGWPLDDAIAAAVETIATTPTRVSEVRLVALDADTHARLSAQVTRRFPVTPGSGSTGGLFDPEPSQWGLRGDPHLWRALLTRLATVARPGTREELEALIRSAAEEILGGALAEEAPIYVAAFDPGHGMSAGSVSPGWWRQTGIPLLLDRFGASHTPPPA; from the coding sequence ATGGTCAAGGTCATCGCGATCCAGGGCGACATCACGCGCCAGCAGGCAGACGCCATCGTCAACGCCGCCTCCCCGCGCATGCGTGGCGGTGGCGGTGGCGGTGTCGACGGTGCGATCCACCGCGCAGGGGGTCCCGCAATCCTCGACGACTGCATCAGCCGCTTCCCGAACGGGCTCAGAACGGGGGAGGCAGGGTGGACGACCGCCGGCGAGCTCGACGCATCCTGGGTGATTCACGTTGTCGGCCCGAACCACAACGCCGGAGACACCGACCGAACGCGGCTCGAATCCTGCTACCGCCGCGCTCTCGAAGTCGCGGATGAGCTGGGCGCGCACACGGTGGCATTCCCTCTCATCAGTGCCGGCATCTACGGCTGGCCACTCGACGACGCGATTGCGGCGGCCGTCGAGACAATCGCGACAACACCGACCCGAGTCTCGGAGGTCCGCCTGGTCGCACTGGACGCGGACACGCACGCTCGGCTGTCCGCACAGGTGACTCGCCGGTTCCCGGTCACCCCTGGATCGGGCTCGACAGGAGGCCTGTTCGATCCGGAGCCCAGCCAGTGGGGACTGCGCGGCGACCCGCACCTGTGGCGCGCACTTCTGACCCGACTCGCCACCGTCGCCCGCCCCGGCACACGGGAAGAGCTCGAGGCGCTGATTCGAAGTGCCGCCGAAGAGATCCTGGGCGGCGCTCTGGCGGAGGAAGCGCCGATCTACGTCGCTGCGTTCGATCCAGGCCACGGCATGTCCGCCGGAAGCGTCTCGCCCGGATGGTGGCGCCAGACCGGGATTCCGCTGCTACTCGATCGTTTCGGCGCCTCCCACACGCCGCCGCCGGCCTGA
- a CDS encoding L-lactate dehydrogenase, with the protein MAVIENAKITVVGAGAVGAATAYASLIRGAARHVALYDINAAKVEAEALDLAHGSLFTGASDIQGSADISVTEGSHVVIVTAGAAQQPGQTRLELVGTNARIFSAMIPQLVEASPNAVFVIVSNPCDVLTILAQEQTGLPPERIFASGTVLDTSRLRWKLAERMDVSASSVHAHIVGEHGDTQFPLWSTASIGPVPLADWRPEGGEPITREELDRLAYDVAHAAYKVIDGKGATNYAIGLSATRIAEAVLRDEHAVLPVSTVLSDYHGLSGVALSVPSVVGSTGAFPIYETPFSESELGLLHASAETIRATTDQVRSG; encoded by the coding sequence ATGGCCGTCATCGAGAACGCGAAGATCACCGTCGTCGGAGCCGGCGCCGTCGGGGCCGCGACCGCGTACGCCTCGCTCATCCGCGGCGCGGCACGCCACGTCGCCCTGTACGACATCAACGCGGCGAAGGTCGAGGCCGAGGCACTCGACCTCGCCCATGGATCGCTCTTCACCGGCGCGAGCGATATCCAGGGCTCCGCGGACATCTCCGTGACCGAGGGCTCGCACGTCGTGATCGTGACGGCGGGTGCCGCCCAGCAGCCGGGTCAGACCCGGCTGGAACTCGTCGGCACCAACGCGCGGATCTTCTCCGCGATGATCCCGCAGCTCGTCGAGGCCTCGCCCAACGCCGTGTTCGTGATCGTGTCGAACCCGTGCGACGTGCTGACGATCCTCGCGCAGGAGCAGACCGGACTGCCGCCCGAGCGGATCTTCGCCTCCGGCACGGTGCTCGACACCTCCCGGCTGCGCTGGAAGCTGGCGGAGCGGATGGATGTGTCGGCGAGCTCGGTGCACGCCCACATCGTGGGTGAGCACGGCGACACGCAGTTCCCGCTGTGGTCCACGGCCTCGATCGGCCCCGTTCCCCTCGCCGACTGGCGGCCGGAGGGCGGCGAGCCGATCACGCGCGAGGAGCTCGACCGGCTCGCCTACGACGTGGCTCATGCGGCGTACAAGGTGATCGACGGCAAAGGCGCCACCAACTACGCCATCGGCCTCTCGGCGACGCGGATCGCGGAGGCGGTGCTGCGCGACGAGCACGCGGTGCTGCCCGTGTCGACGGTGCTGAGCGACTACCACGGCCTCTCGGGCGTCGCGCTCTCGGTCCCGTCCGTCGTCGGCTCGACCGGCGCCTTCCCGATCTACGAGACGCCGTTCTCGGAGTCGGAGCTCGGCCTGCTGCACGCCTCGGCCGAGACGATCAGGGCGACCACCGATCAGGTGCGCAGCGGCTGA
- the radA gene encoding DNA repair protein RadA, with amino-acid sequence MASKRSAPAAYKCTECGWTAAKWVGRCAECQQWGTVVEAAEQTGITRRLDPMIPTAAARPITQIDTTEAPRRPSGVGEFDRVLGGGVVPGAAILLSGEPGVGKSTLLLEVAARSAREGRRVLYISAEESPAQVRMRAERTNALHDELYLASETDLATVLGQIDTVEPQLVIVDSVQTVSSSLSEGAAGMPGQVREVASTLIRVAKDRGLPIILVGHVTKDGQIAGPRLLEHLVDVVCQFEGDRQTALRFVRALKNRFGPTDEVGCFEMTGDGIAEVPDPSGLFLSHGSPEPGTCVAIALEGRRAMPVEVQALTIPSSAPNPRRVVHGVDASRVAMVLAVLERRAGVKTSDLDVYVSTVGGIRFTEPAADLAIAIAVAGSVLHRATPREIAAVGELSLAGEVRPVSAAAQRRSEAARLGYERVIDERSGKLRAALDDMRAQGKPAALEDVPQF; translated from the coding sequence ATGGCCAGCAAGCGTTCCGCCCCCGCCGCGTACAAGTGCACCGAGTGCGGATGGACGGCCGCCAAGTGGGTCGGTCGCTGCGCGGAGTGCCAGCAGTGGGGAACGGTCGTCGAGGCCGCCGAACAGACGGGCATCACGCGCCGGCTCGACCCGATGATCCCGACCGCGGCCGCGCGCCCGATCACCCAGATCGACACGACCGAGGCGCCGCGTCGCCCGAGCGGCGTCGGCGAGTTCGACCGCGTTCTCGGCGGCGGCGTCGTGCCGGGCGCCGCGATCCTGCTCTCGGGAGAGCCCGGCGTCGGCAAGTCCACCCTGCTGCTCGAGGTCGCCGCGCGCTCCGCCCGCGAGGGCCGGCGCGTGCTCTACATCAGCGCCGAGGAGTCGCCCGCGCAGGTGCGGATGCGGGCCGAGCGCACCAACGCGCTGCACGACGAGCTGTACCTGGCGAGCGAGACGGATCTCGCGACCGTGCTGGGGCAGATCGACACCGTCGAACCGCAGCTCGTCATCGTCGACTCGGTGCAGACCGTGTCCTCGTCGCTGTCCGAGGGCGCGGCGGGCATGCCGGGGCAGGTGCGCGAGGTCGCGTCCACCCTAATCCGCGTCGCGAAGGACCGCGGGCTGCCGATCATCCTCGTCGGTCACGTCACGAAGGACGGGCAGATCGCCGGCCCCCGACTGCTCGAGCACCTGGTCGACGTCGTGTGCCAGTTCGAAGGCGACCGCCAGACCGCGCTCCGCTTCGTGCGCGCGCTGAAGAACCGCTTCGGCCCGACCGACGAGGTCGGCTGCTTCGAGATGACGGGCGACGGGATCGCCGAGGTGCCCGACCCGAGCGGGCTGTTCCTCTCGCACGGATCCCCCGAGCCGGGCACGTGCGTCGCGATCGCGCTCGAGGGGCGCCGCGCGATGCCCGTCGAGGTGCAGGCGCTGACGATCCCCTCCAGCGCTCCGAACCCGCGGCGCGTGGTGCACGGCGTCGACGCCTCGCGCGTGGCCATGGTGCTCGCGGTGCTCGAGCGACGTGCGGGAGTGAAGACCAGCGACCTCGACGTGTACGTCTCGACCGTCGGGGGCATCCGCTTCACCGAGCCCGCCGCCGACCTCGCGATCGCGATCGCGGTGGCCGGCTCCGTGCTCCACCGCGCGACGCCGCGCGAGATCGCCGCCGTGGGCGAGCTCAGCCTCGCCGGCGAGGTGCGCCCCGTCTCCGCGGCGGCGCAGCGACGCAGCGAGGCCGCGCGCCTCGGCTACGAGCGGGTGATCGACGAGCGCTCCGGGAAGCTCCGGGCGGCGCTCGACGACATGCGGGCGCAGGGCAAGCCGGCCGCGCTGGAGGACGTGCCGCAGTTCTGA
- a CDS encoding dehydrogenase yields MVSKKRAKKAPDVEFRSEALAQALERQDMAAVALALRNGNTVVPLLKPGKRDDPLDGGEVWTYRDPQTGQVALLLFSDAKHKPENLPQGIGLYSPAWLRSFLSKHRETITTVFLDIAGPHPMQASPADLLDALDLGA; encoded by the coding sequence ATGGTGTCCAAGAAGCGCGCGAAGAAGGCCCCCGACGTCGAGTTCCGGTCGGAAGCTCTGGCGCAGGCCCTCGAACGGCAGGACATGGCCGCGGTGGCGCTCGCGCTGCGCAACGGCAACACGGTCGTTCCGCTTCTGAAGCCCGGCAAGCGCGACGACCCGCTCGACGGCGGCGAGGTCTGGACGTACCGCGACCCGCAGACCGGACAGGTCGCCCTGCTGCTGTTCAGCGACGCGAAGCACAAGCCTGAGAACCTGCCGCAGGGGATCGGCCTGTACTCGCCGGCATGGCTGCGCTCGTTCCTGTCGAAGCATCGCGAGACGATCACGACGGTCTTCCTCGACATCGCGGGCCCTCACCCGATGCAGGCATCGCCCGCCGATCTGCTGGACGCGCTCGACCTGGGCGCCTAG
- a CDS encoding manganese catalase family protein: MFFHRQELQHAVKPEAPDAVYARKLQEVLGGQYGEITIAMQYQFQAWNMHIPGKYRDLVYGIGAEEMGHVEMLAIMIAQLLEKSPLGITDEAVQSDPTVAAVIGGTDVQQAIVAGAGARPVDSNGNPWQGSYITASGNLLADFTANANGEMQGRLQAARLYHMTDDKGVRDLLSFLIARDTMHQNQWLAAIEELKESGAETLPVPSNFPQSKEDTEVSYQYLNFSDGAAASEGTWASGPTPDGKGEFSYHDGPTTSAPMPPPTHPDARFYGTTELPNVVEKMAGAVQDKLKKE, from the coding sequence ATGTTCTTCCACAGGCAGGAACTCCAGCACGCGGTCAAGCCGGAGGCACCCGATGCGGTGTACGCGCGAAAGCTGCAGGAGGTGCTCGGGGGCCAGTACGGCGAGATCACCATCGCGATGCAGTACCAGTTCCAGGCGTGGAACATGCACATCCCGGGCAAGTACCGCGACCTGGTGTACGGCATCGGCGCGGAGGAGATGGGACACGTCGAGATGCTGGCGATCATGATCGCGCAGCTGCTCGAGAAGTCGCCGCTCGGCATCACCGACGAGGCGGTGCAGAGCGACCCGACCGTCGCAGCGGTCATCGGCGGCACCGACGTGCAGCAGGCGATCGTGGCGGGTGCCGGAGCCCGGCCTGTCGACAGCAACGGCAACCCCTGGCAGGGCAGCTACATCACGGCGAGCGGCAACCTCCTCGCCGACTTCACCGCGAACGCCAACGGTGAGATGCAGGGCCGACTGCAGGCGGCTCGCCTGTACCACATGACCGATGACAAGGGCGTGCGTGATCTGCTGTCGTTCCTGATCGCGCGCGACACGATGCATCAGAACCAGTGGCTCGCGGCGATCGAGGAGCTCAAGGAGTCGGGCGCCGAGACGCTGCCCGTGCCGAGCAACTTCCCGCAGTCGAAGGAGGACACGGAGGTCTCGTACCAGTACCTGAACTTCAGCGACGGCGCCGCGGCATCCGAAGGAACCTGGGCGAGCGGACCCACCCCGGACGGGAAGGGCGAGTTCTCGTATCACGACGGCCCGACGACCAGCGCGCCCATGCCGCCGCCCACCCACCCGGACGCGCGGTTCTACGGCACGACGGAGCTGCCGAACGTCGTCGAGAAGATGGCGGGAGCGGTGCAGGACAAGCTCAAGAAGGAGTAA
- a CDS encoding DUF7882 family protein — MGTLYYGSQGTAIDINDRALAHLKAVIVAKLRRGEAFTLSLQHEDGSGRSTVWLSAAIPLRFSFEESERPELNPQWLEELAESANLLGGITLVPEKLAGGLSSSRPAAEHGPASLARGAE; from the coding sequence ATGGGCACGCTCTACTACGGTTCCCAAGGCACCGCGATCGACATCAACGACCGTGCGCTCGCGCATCTGAAGGCCGTGATCGTCGCGAAACTGCGCCGCGGCGAGGCGTTCACGCTCTCGCTGCAGCATGAGGACGGAAGCGGCCGCAGCACGGTCTGGCTGAGTGCGGCGATCCCGTTGCGCTTCTCGTTCGAGGAGAGCGAGCGACCCGAGCTCAATCCGCAGTGGCTCGAAGAGCTCGCCGAGTCGGCGAACCTGCTCGGCGGCATCACGCTCGTGCCGGAGAAGCTCGCGGGAGGCCTGAGCTCGTCTCGGCCGGCCGCTGAGCACGGGCCGGCCTCGCTCGCCCGCGGCGCCGAATGA
- a CDS encoding amino-acid N-acetyltransferase: MTDIAPAPFVVRAARAADMVHIHRMLEPLVQERILLGKDLVMLYEATQEFLVAEADGRVIGAGALHVMWEDLGEVRTLLVDPAWLHRGVGRAIVEGLEQRARELGLSRLFCLTFEVDFFTRRGFSPIGEQIVDPDVYSQLVRSRDEGVAEFLDLAHVKPNTLGNTRMLKLL, encoded by the coding sequence GTGACCGACATCGCGCCCGCCCCCTTCGTGGTGCGCGCGGCCCGCGCGGCCGACATGGTCCACATCCATCGGATGCTCGAGCCGCTCGTGCAGGAGCGCATCCTGCTCGGCAAGGACCTCGTCATGCTGTACGAGGCGACGCAGGAGTTCCTCGTCGCGGAGGCGGACGGCCGGGTCATCGGCGCGGGCGCCCTGCACGTGATGTGGGAGGACCTCGGCGAGGTCCGGACCCTGCTCGTCGACCCCGCGTGGCTGCACCGCGGCGTCGGACGCGCGATCGTCGAGGGACTCGAGCAGCGCGCGCGGGAGCTGGGGCTCAGCCGCCTGTTCTGCCTGACCTTCGAGGTCGACTTCTTCACGCGTCGCGGGTTCTCGCCGATCGGCGAGCAGATCGTGGATCCGGATGTCTACTCGCAGCTCGTGCGCAGCCGCGACGAGGGCGTGGCCGAGTTCCTCGACCTGGCGCACGTGAAGCCCAACACGCTGGGCAACACGCGCATGCTCAAGCTGCTGTAG
- a CDS encoding ATP-dependent Clp protease ATP-binding subunit translates to MFERFTDRARRVVVLAQEEAKMLNHNYIGTEHILLGLIHEGEGVAAKALESLGISLDAVREQVQDIIGQGQQQPTGHIPFTPRAKKVLELSLREALQLGHNYIGTEHILLGLIREGEGVAAQVLVKLGADLNKVRQQVIQLLSGYQGKEPVGVNAGAQQESDSSKGGSQVLDQFGRNLTQAARDNKLDPVIGREKEIERVMQILSRRTKNNPVLIGEPGVGKTAVIEGLAQAIVKGDVPETLKDKQLYSLDLGSLIAGSRYRGDFEERLKKVTKEIRTRGDIIIFIDEIHTLVGAGAAEGAIDAASILKPMLARGELQTIGATTLDEYRKHFEKDAALVRRFQSVNVAEPSLPHAINILKGLRDRYEAHHKVQITDGAIVAAANLSDRYVSDRFLPDKAIDLLDEAGARLRLSILSSPPELREFDDKIANVREAKEAASEEQDFEKAASLRDEEKSLLAERLRLEKQWRSGDVSTAATVDEGLIAEVLAQATGIPVFKLTEEETSRLVFMEKALHERVIGQEEAIAALSKTIRRQRAGLKDPKRPSGSFIFAGPTGVGKTELAKALAEFLFDDEGALISLDMSEFGEKHTVSRLFGAPPGFVGFEEGGQLTEKVRRKPFSVVLFDEIEKAHPDIFNSLLQILEEGRLTDGQGRVVDFKNTVIIMTTNLGSSAIAGGPVGFQVEGDTTTTYERMKGKVDEELKRHFKPEFLNRVDDIIVFPQLSKPELVQIVDLFTKRLNQRLLDRDMTIELSQAAKERLIEIGFDPALGARPLRRAMQHEIEDRLSERILNGQLDTGHHIKVDVEDGRFVFENAPRGEKVAVGVNTGGGAISATPDITANAS, encoded by the coding sequence ATGTTCGAGAGATTCACCGACCGTGCCCGTCGTGTGGTCGTCCTCGCCCAGGAAGAGGCGAAGATGCTCAACCACAACTACATCGGCACCGAGCACATCCTGCTCGGCCTGATCCACGAGGGTGAGGGAGTCGCCGCGAAGGCGCTCGAGTCGCTCGGGATCTCGCTCGACGCCGTCCGCGAGCAGGTCCAGGACATCATCGGTCAGGGCCAGCAGCAGCCGACGGGGCACATCCCGTTCACGCCGCGTGCGAAGAAGGTGCTCGAGCTGTCCCTGCGCGAGGCGCTGCAGCTCGGCCACAACTACATCGGCACCGAGCACATCCTGCTCGGCCTCATCCGTGAGGGCGAGGGCGTCGCCGCCCAGGTGCTCGTCAAGCTCGGCGCCGACCTGAACAAGGTGCGCCAGCAGGTCATCCAGCTGCTGTCCGGCTACCAGGGCAAGGAGCCCGTGGGCGTCAACGCCGGCGCGCAGCAGGAGAGCGACAGCTCGAAGGGCGGCTCGCAGGTGCTCGACCAGTTCGGCCGCAACCTCACCCAGGCCGCGCGCGACAACAAGCTCGACCCGGTCATCGGGCGCGAGAAGGAGATCGAGCGCGTCATGCAGATCCTGTCGCGCCGCACCAAGAACAACCCCGTGCTGATCGGCGAGCCCGGCGTCGGCAAGACCGCCGTGATCGAGGGCCTCGCGCAGGCGATCGTCAAGGGCGACGTGCCCGAGACGCTCAAGGACAAGCAGCTCTACTCGCTCGACCTCGGATCGCTGATCGCCGGATCGCGCTATCGCGGTGACTTCGAGGAGCGCCTCAAGAAGGTGACCAAGGAGATCCGCACGCGCGGCGACATCATCATCTTCATCGACGAGATCCACACCCTCGTGGGTGCGGGTGCCGCCGAGGGCGCGATCGACGCCGCGTCGATCCTGAAGCCGATGCTGGCCCGCGGCGAGCTGCAGACGATCGGCGCGACGACGCTGGACGAATACCGCAAGCACTTCGAGAAGGACGCCGCGCTCGTGCGCCGCTTCCAGTCGGTGAACGTCGCGGAGCCGTCGCTGCCGCACGCCATCAACATCCTGAAGGGCCTGCGCGACCGGTACGAGGCGCACCACAAGGTGCAGATCACGGATGGCGCCATCGTCGCCGCCGCGAACCTCTCCGACCGCTACGTCAGCGACCGCTTCCTGCCGGACAAGGCGATCGACCTGCTCGACGAGGCGGGCGCCCGCCTGCGTCTGTCGATCCTGTCGTCGCCGCCCGAGCTGCGCGAGTTCGACGACAAGATCGCCAACGTCCGCGAGGCCAAGGAGGCTGCGTCCGAGGAGCAGGACTTCGAGAAGGCCGCCTCTCTGCGCGACGAGGAGAAGTCGCTGCTCGCCGAGCGCCTGCGTCTCGAGAAGCAGTGGCGGTCGGGTGACGTCTCGACGGCCGCGACGGTCGACGAGGGCCTGATCGCCGAGGTGCTGGCCCAGGCCACGGGCATCCCGGTGTTCAAGCTCACGGAGGAGGAGACCAGCCGCCTGGTCTTCATGGAGAAGGCGCTGCACGAGCGCGTCATCGGCCAGGAGGAGGCGATCGCCGCGCTGTCGAAGACGATCCGTCGTCAGCGCGCCGGCCTCAAGGACCCGAAGCGTCCCTCGGGCTCGTTCATCTTCGCCGGCCCCACGGGCGTCGGAAAGACCGAGCTCGCCAAGGCGCTCGCCGAGTTCCTTTTCGACGACGAGGGCGCGCTGATCTCGCTCGACATGTCGGAGTTCGGCGAGAAGCACACGGTCTCGCGACTGTTCGGTGCCCCTCCCGGCTTCGTCGGCTTCGAGGAGGGCGGCCAGCTCACCGAGAAGGTGCGCCGCAAGCCGTTCTCCGTCGTGCTGTTCGACGAGATCGAGAAGGCGCACCCGGACATCTTCAACTCGCTGCTGCAGATCCTCGAGGAGGGTCGCCTGACCGACGGTCAGGGCCGCGTGGTCGACTTCAAGAACACCGTGATCATCATGACGACGAACCTCGGCTCGTCGGCGATCGCCGGTGGCCCCGTCGGCTTCCAGGTCGAGGGCGACACGACCACGACGTACGAGCGGATGAAGGGCAAGGTCGACGAGGAGCTGAAGCGCCACTTCAAGCCCGAGTTCCTCAACCGCGTGGACGACATCATCGTGTTCCCGCAGCTGTCGAAGCCCGAGCTGGTGCAGATCGTCGACCTGTTCACGAAGCGCCTGAACCAGCGCCTGCTCGACCGCGACATGACGATCGAGCTGTCGCAGGCCGCCAAGGAGCGCCTGATCGAGATCGGCTTCGACCCCGCGCTGGGCGCGCGCCCGCTGCGTCGTGCCATGCAGCATGAGATCGAGGACCGCCTGTCGGAGCGCATCCTGAACGGCCAGCTCGACACGGGTCACCACATCAAGGTCGACGTCGAGGACGGCCGGTTCGTGTTCGAGAACGCGCCGCGCGGTGAGAAGGTCGCCGTCGGCGTGAACACCGGCGGCGGCGCGATCAGCGCGACGCCGGACATCACGGCGAACGCGAGCTGA
- a CDS encoding helix-turn-helix domain-containing protein, translated as MSPADDEPTGVHCRLDELLAERGMTLTRLSELVGVSIVNLSVLKNDRARAIRYSTLSAICRALDCEIGDLLVRAD; from the coding sequence GTGAGCCCCGCGGACGACGAACCCACCGGCGTCCACTGCCGCCTCGACGAGCTGCTCGCCGAGCGCGGGATGACGCTCACGCGGCTGAGCGAGCTGGTCGGCGTGAGCATCGTGAACCTGTCGGTGCTCAAGAACGACCGGGCGCGCGCGATCCGGTACTCGACGCTGTCCGCCATCTGCCGCGCGCTCGACTGCGAGATCGGCGACCTGCTGGTGCGCGCCGACTGA